In Pseudomonas fluorescens, the following are encoded in one genomic region:
- a CDS encoding PhoH family protein — MDDHGRSSSSNQPILYVLDTNVLIHDPNALLNFEEHHVAIPMTVLEELDKLKSGHHSVAAECRQAIRLIDKTLGDASPEDVEQGVPIQRGKSGPKGLLSILMSKHAEPNLILPEHLNDNKIINQLIDLHARDPKKPVVLVTKDINMRLKARACGIAAEDYSTDQLVDDVSLLPNGYHNMTGSFWDRVSKVETRQDHGRTWHQVQLIDNLPAVHINEFIIDEQGFVGWIKEIEEDRLLILDLHQEPLLHQEAWGLKPRDIYQSLALYALLDPDIHLVNLSGAAGSGKTILALAAAIEQTMVSKRYRRIIATRSVQGLDQEIGFLPGTEAEKMEPWLGAITDNLEALHMDDESTHGSVDYILSKVPLQFKSLNYIRGRSFQQSLILIDECQNLTPHQMKTIITRAGAGSKVVCLGNLAQIDTPYLSATSSGLTYLTERFKDFPNGVHITLQGVPRSILAEYAESHL, encoded by the coding sequence ATGGATGATCACGGACGTAGCTCTTCTTCCAACCAGCCAATCCTTTATGTACTCGATACCAACGTATTGATTCACGATCCAAACGCGCTGCTTAACTTCGAAGAACACCACGTCGCGATCCCGATGACCGTGCTTGAAGAACTCGACAAGCTCAAGAGCGGGCATCACAGCGTAGCCGCCGAATGCCGCCAGGCCATCCGCCTGATCGACAAGACTCTGGGCGATGCCTCACCCGAGGATGTCGAGCAGGGTGTGCCGATCCAGCGTGGCAAAAGCGGACCCAAGGGTTTGCTGTCAATTCTGATGAGCAAGCATGCCGAGCCGAACCTGATTCTGCCCGAGCACCTGAACGACAACAAAATCATCAATCAACTGATCGACCTGCACGCGCGCGACCCGAAGAAGCCCGTGGTGCTGGTCACCAAAGACATCAACATGCGCCTCAAGGCGCGCGCCTGCGGGATCGCGGCGGAGGACTACAGCACCGACCAACTGGTCGATGACGTGTCCTTGCTGCCCAACGGCTACCACAACATGACCGGCTCTTTCTGGGACCGCGTGAGCAAGGTCGAAACCCGTCAGGACCACGGCCGCACCTGGCATCAGGTGCAATTGATCGACAACCTGCCGGCGGTGCACATCAACGAATTCATCATTGATGAACAGGGCTTCGTCGGCTGGATCAAGGAGATCGAAGAGGACCGCTTGCTGATCCTCGACCTGCACCAGGAACCGCTGCTGCACCAGGAAGCCTGGGGCCTCAAGCCGCGTGATATCTATCAGAGCCTGGCGTTGTACGCGTTGCTCGATCCGGACATCCACCTGGTCAACCTGTCGGGTGCCGCGGGTTCGGGTAAAACCATCCTGGCGCTGGCCGCTGCGATCGAGCAGACCATGGTCAGCAAACGTTATCGCCGCATCATCGCCACCCGCAGCGTGCAGGGCCTGGACCAGGAAATCGGCTTCCTGCCCGGCACCGAGGCAGAAAAAATGGAGCCGTGGCTGGGCGCCATCACCGACAACCTCGAAGCCTTGCACATGGATGACGAAAGCACCCATGGCAGCGTCGACTACATCCTCAGCAAAGTGCCGTTGCAGTTCAAATCCCTCAACTACATCCGGGGCCGCAGCTTCCAGCAGAGCCTGATCTTGATCGACGAATGCCAGAACCTCACGCCGCACCAGATGAAAACCATCATCACCCGTGCCGGCGCCGGTTCCAAAGTGGTGTGCCTGGGTAACCTCGCACAGATCGATACCCCTTACCTGTCCGCGACCAGCTCCGGGCTGACCTACCTCACTGAACGCTTCAAGGACTTCCCGAACGGGGTGCACATCACCCTGCAAGGGGTACCACGCTCGATCCTGGCCGAATACGCCGAATCGCATTTGTAA